The following nucleotide sequence is from Penicillium digitatum chromosome 5, complete sequence.
ACGACGGACCATCTCATTGGGATGTTTCATTTTCACTCTCGGAGGTGGTCTCCAAACCGGTGCGAAAACAATTGCCTATCTATACAGTGGACGATGCCTGGCCGGATTAGGGTAGGTGACCTCTCTCAGAAACAGAGACCAGAGCAAACACTAACTACCTTGTTTCTTAGCGTTGGTTTTCTAACGATGATGATTCCTCTCTATCAAGCTGAGATCTGTCACCCCAGCATCCGTGGCCGAGTGACAGGACTGCAGCAATTCATGCTTGGCATTGGGTCGCTCTGTGCCGGATGGATTGGTTATGGAACCTACACCGGCTTTGCAGCGAATGACAATGCCCAATGGCGACTGCCTCTTGGTTTGCAGATTGCCCCTGCGGTTCTGTTGGGTCTATTGATCTCTTTCTTCCCCGAGGTAGGCTTTGGTTTCCATCGGCTCAAGCCCAATTGCTAACATGTGTACAGTCACCTCGCTGGCTCATCGACCACAACCGAGCCGAAGAGGGATTGCGCACATTGGCCAAGCTGCATGCCCATGGGGACGAAAACGATGCTTGGGTCCAGGCAGAATTTTCTCAAATTCAAGAGAGCATCACATTTGAACATGAGAACGAGGCAAAGTCGTATGTCGAGCTGTTGACCAATCGCTCCTCGTTCCGTCGGCTGTTCCTTTGCTGTGCCTTGCAAGCTTCGGGACAGATGACCGGTGTATCCGCTATTCAGTAAGTATACAATGATTTACCACTGCCAGTCGGTCAACAGAGAATCATTTAGCTAACACGATATAAAGATACTACTCACCCACTATTTACGGCCAAATCGGAATTTCCAACCAAGACACATTGAAGTACCAGGCAATCAATTCCATCATCGCATTGATCGGACAGTTCCTGTGCATGATGTATATTGATCGCTTTGGTCGTCGCTGGACTCTGATCTTCGGTAACCTCGGCAATATGGTGACCTTCATCATTGCAACCGTGCTGCTTGCACAGTTCCCTCCATCAAGCAACAACACCGGAGCGCACTGGGGCTTTATCATCATGACTTGGTTGTATAATTTCTCCTTTTCGGCAACCTGTGGTCCTCTGACCTGGATCATTCCAGCCGAGGTGTTCGACACTCGCACACGTGCCAAGGGTGTATCGATTGCCACGATGATTTCGTACGCTTTCAACACGATGATCGGTCAGGTCACACCCATTGCGATGACGAACATTGGATACCGCTTTTACTACCTATTTGTCATTTGCAACTTCACCAATGCGCTCTTCTTTTGGCTCTTACTTCCGGAGACAAAGCAGGTACCTCTCGAGGAAATGAACCGAATGTTCACAAACGCGCCATGGATTGTGCCGGGAAGTCGCAAGGAAAACTATATGACTCATGATCTGGAGCGAAAGGTTGAAGAGCAGGAAGTGAAGCAAGATGCGCTCCACGTTGAGTAGAGCATAGCCACAGGGGAGGAGTTGGAGGGGACATCGTTTGTGTTGCACGTGTGGAAAGCCAAGTTGATTTGGCATTGAGACAAATTCACAACGTGGGTAGTTACCAATGGAGTGAAATGTTCATAAATTTCGAGGATTTCAGAACAAAGTCTCTTAGAGATTATCTATAACGCTAGTAAGTAGCCAAGGCATGCCTTCGTATAATACCTGTAGGGACATTTGCTTCTTCGATCGTTAATTTGATCTACATCTTACAGCGCTAGCATGGATATATTTGCCAACTACCCTCCCAGgtcatccatggatgttgACCCATCATTCCGAGTCCGAGCTGTATCCTCCCAAGCCAAGCGAAACCGGGGGTGGTTTGATCGGGCTTTTTGGCTTTAGTTGCCCCTTCTCTGTGTCTGTCACCACCTTGGGCTGTGTGGCAGGATTTGTACGTTCAGACGTTGTAACAGAAGCAGCAGGTGTTGATTCATCAGACCTAGAAGTCCCTTGATCCATTTTCTTTGTACTTGGACTGCCAGCTCCAGCCTGATTTTGCGAATCTTTCCCATTCTGCGTGTCCTTCACCGCGACGTTCTCGTTGACTGAAGCTTTGCGCTTCTTTCCTGGAATCAGTGAGTTCCGGTGTTTATCGTGTCTTCTCTTGCGAGCCAGAGCGGtccattcttctcctttcaCGCGTGTCACATCCGACGAGGTTGTCTCAAGTAGTGCTTTCTGCGCCTCCTCACGCTGTCGGCGGAAGGCTTCAAGTTGCTCTGCCGTCTCCCTCTTCACAGCAGCCTCCTTGGCGCGGGTTGACTCGAGAATAGAATCCAGGAACTCGatttcgtcttcatcaaggGATCGAAATTGGTTTTTCAGACGGGATTTCTCTTCAAAGGCTTCTTGTTTGGCCACTGCATAGTAACCGAGGAAAATCACCCTAACATGTTAGCCAGATTCCCTGGATAAAATGTCCGCCCTTTGTTCTGTTCGTTCGT
It contains:
- a CDS encoding NEFA-interacting nuclear protein NIP30, N-terminal, whose translation is MSSGFVSSGTNEQPIERDDEWLRAQQELEEERRRKAEIGKQDDGKSLFEVLERNKMAKQEAFEEKSRLKNQFRSLDEDEIEFLDSILESTRAKEAAVKRETAEQLEAFRRQREEAQKALLETTSSDVTRVKGEEWTALARKRRHDKHRNSLIPGKKRKASVNENVAVKDTQNGKDSQNQAGAGSPSTKKMDQGTSRSDESTPAASVTTSERTNPATQPKVVTDTEKGQLKPKSPIKPPPVSLGLGGYSSDSE
- a CDS encoding Major facilitator superfamily domain, general substrate transporter, with amino-acid sequence MRLSPAWYQFLVGVFASLGSFLYGYDLGVIAEVLVCQSFKTKFQADDTQTGLVVSLFTAGACIGAGFAGPSGDYLGRRRTISLGCFIFTLGGGLQTGAKTIAYLYSGRCLAGLGVGFLTMMIPLYQAEICHPSIRGRVTGLQQFMLGIGSLCAGWIGYGTYTGFAANDNAQWRLPLGLQIAPAVLLGLLISFFPESPRWLIDHNRAEEGLRTLAKLHAHGDENDAWVQAEFSQIQESITFEHENEAKSYVELLTNRSSFRRLFLCCALQASGQMTGVSAIQYYSPTIYGQIGISNQDTLKYQAINSIIALIGQFLCMMYIDRFGRRWTLIFGNLGNMVTFIIATVLLAQFPPSSNNTGAHWGFIIMTWLYNFSFSATCGPLTWIIPAEVFDTRTRAKGVSIATMISYAFNTMIGQVTPIAMTNIGYRFYYLFVICNFTNALFFWLLLPETKQVPLEEMNRMFTNAPWIVPGSRKENYMTHDLERKVEEQEVKQDALHVE